In the genome of Ancylomarina subtilis, one region contains:
- a CDS encoding exonuclease domain-containing protein has product MKYLALDVETANADYSSICQIGIAEFENGKVINKWSSLINPESYFDPFNISIHGIKESDVKNSPTFDTIYEEIRNRLEEKITVHHMPFDRVALNRVCEEYQLPPIKTKWLDSAKITRRTWEQFAYKGYGLKNIADFLDITFEHHDALQDAIAAGLVVANACLIKEMSIEDWFQRIGMPINQSTSKSDYSASIKQEGNPEGSLFGENLVFTGALSLPRKEAAGIAAKIGCNVLNSVTQKTTILVVGTQDSTKLAGYEKSSKHRKTEELIGKGKLIKILSEKDFIKMCNDEDKDLNIEIPIASSIQKETKHSTQKNQSLTIEIDVTEKIAEAFNGLSTEQKELLVETSKKEQEFLDSIPEFNHDDKRNFGNNFQKQLEKIEAVYEDFKIESYEDDDLEILFTIESEIDQLTEMNFDLMKNKITISEFYEQLDSSVDFIESDLEEEDYPKKVKKFAKTILKELNKAKEKITTR; this is encoded by the coding sequence ATGAAATATTTAGCATTAGATGTTGAAACCGCAAATGCAGATTATTCAAGTATCTGTCAAATTGGAATTGCGGAATTTGAAAACGGAAAAGTCATTAATAAATGGAGTTCATTAATTAATCCTGAATCATATTTTGACCCGTTTAATATTTCTATTCATGGCATTAAAGAATCTGATGTTAAAAACTCCCCGACTTTTGATACAATCTACGAGGAAATTAGAAATCGTCTGGAAGAAAAAATTACTGTTCATCACATGCCATTTGACAGAGTTGCATTAAACAGAGTTTGTGAAGAATATCAACTACCACCAATAAAAACAAAATGGCTGGACTCAGCTAAAATAACAAGACGAACCTGGGAACAGTTTGCATACAAAGGATACGGATTAAAAAATATCGCAGACTTTTTAGATATAACATTTGAACACCACGATGCACTTCAAGATGCAATTGCAGCAGGTTTAGTAGTAGCAAATGCATGTTTAATTAAAGAAATGTCAATTGAAGATTGGTTCCAAAGAATTGGAATGCCAATAAATCAAAGCACTTCAAAATCTGACTATTCAGCATCAATAAAACAAGAAGGAAATCCAGAAGGTTCTCTTTTCGGAGAAAATTTGGTTTTTACAGGAGCATTATCGCTACCAAGAAAAGAAGCTGCTGGTATTGCAGCCAAAATAGGTTGTAATGTTTTAAACTCAGTTACACAAAAAACCACGATTTTAGTTGTGGGAACGCAAGATTCAACAAAATTAGCTGGTTACGAAAAAAGTTCAAAACACAGAAAAACTGAAGAACTTATAGGAAAAGGAAAACTAATTAAAATTTTGTCCGAGAAAGATTTTATTAAAATGTGCAATGATGAAGACAAAGATTTAAATATTGAAATTCCAATTGCATCTTCAATTCAAAAAGAAACAAAACATTCAACGCAAAAAAATCAATCCTTAACAATTGAGATAGATGTAACCGAAAAAATCGCAGAGGCTTTTAATGGATTATCAACTGAACAAAAAGAACTGTTAGTCGAAACAAGTAAAAAAGAACAAGAGTTTTTAGATAGTATTCCTGAATTCAATCACGATGATAAAAGAAATTTTGGAAATAATTTTCAGAAACAATTAGAAAAGATTGAAGCTGTTTATGAAGATTTTAAGATTGAATCGTACGAAGATGATGATTTAGAGATACTTTTCACCATTGAATCCGAAATTGACCAATTGACAGAAATGAATTTCGATTTAATGAAAAACAAAATCACAATAAGTGAATTTTACGAGCAACTTGATAGTTCTGTAGATTTTATTGAATCTGACTTAGAAGAAGAAGACTATCCTAAAAAGGTAAAAAAGTTTGCAAAGACAATATTAAAAGAGCTAAATAAAGCGAAAGAGAAAATAACGACTCGCTAA
- a CDS encoding REP-associated tyrosine transposase: MSRNYKFYNPEGVYFISFAVVEWLDVFTRSEYKDIIIDSLHYCQKHKGMDIFAWCIMTNHVHLIFRSADGQKPELLLGDFKRFTSKAIVEAIKNNNRESRKEWLLEQFLKAGAKSSNVKKYQFWRHDNKPIELWSNKVFDEKINYIHNNPVEEGLVSYPEDYVYSSARDYRGDKGVLNGVIVVM, encoded by the coding sequence ATGAGTCGTAATTATAAATTTTATAATCCGGAGGGAGTTTATTTTATAAGCTTTGCAGTAGTAGAATGGCTGGATGTATTTACTAGAAGCGAATACAAAGACATCATAATTGACAGTTTGCATTATTGTCAAAAGCATAAGGGGATGGATATTTTTGCTTGGTGTATCATGACTAATCATGTTCATTTAATTTTTAGAAGTGCAGATGGTCAAAAGCCAGAATTGCTTTTAGGAGATTTTAAGCGATTCACGAGCAAGGCGATAGTGGAAGCAATAAAAAATAACAATAGGGAAAGTAGGAAAGAGTGGTTATTAGAGCAATTCCTAAAAGCGGGAGCAAAATCTTCTAACGTAAAGAAGTATCAATTTTGGAGACACGATAATAAACCAATCGAGTTGTGGAGTAATAAAGTGTTTGATGAGAAAATAAATTACATACATAACAATCCAGTTGAGGAAGGTTTGGTCTCTTATCCTGAAGACTATGTATATAGTAGCGCAAGAGATTATAGAGGAGATAAAGGGGTATTGAATGGAGTAATTGTAGTGATGTAG
- a CDS encoding YbhB/YbcL family Raf kinase inhibitor-like protein, whose amino-acid sequence MRAIVFSIIFVLTSSGLMAQTFTLKSKDVGGQVTEAQVFNSFGCVGKNISPQLYWENAPENTQSFAITMYDPDAPTGSGWWHWVVFDIPKNVSEIKSNAGNLSSKLMPQQAIQSRTDFGGYGYGGPCPPQGDGFHKYEITIYALSVDKLGLEKDANPALVGFYLNSKTIEKATITMYFKRDEN is encoded by the coding sequence ATGAGAGCAATAGTATTTTCAATAATTTTTGTACTAACATCGTCAGGCTTGATGGCTCAGACATTTACCTTAAAAAGTAAGGATGTGGGAGGTCAGGTGACAGAAGCACAGGTTTTTAACAGTTTTGGATGTGTAGGAAAAAATATTTCGCCCCAATTGTATTGGGAAAATGCACCAGAAAACACACAAAGCTTTGCCATAACCATGTACGACCCCGATGCCCCAACAGGCAGTGGATGGTGGCACTGGGTAGTTTTTGATATTCCGAAAAATGTTTCCGAAATAAAATCAAATGCAGGCAATCTAAGTAGTAAATTAATGCCCCAACAAGCCATTCAGAGTAGAACCGATTTCGGAGGCTACGGATATGGCGGTCCTTGTCCGCCACAGGGAGATGGGTTTCACAAATACGAAATTACCATATATGCCTTAAGTGTTGACAAACTGGGATTGGAGAAAGATGCAAACCCTGCTTTGGTTGGTTTTTACCTGAACTCGAAAACCATAGAAAAAGCTACCATTACCATGTATTTTAAACGAGATGAAAATTAA
- a CDS encoding helix-turn-helix domain-containing protein — translation MKAVTIPKDIIPIKNGLPEINLVDYRNYNDDIKNRVFFKQNVISFLIEGHKEIFHEKEPVSISEDKFVIVNASNCLMTEKRSNLTKSYNSILLTYSNESLVAFKTKYKNLISNTHETTGILVLKHDLYTLNFRASLKTLLSKNKTTPQELLQLKFEEILIYLLKTYPNELNSVLSITYSNYELNFKNIIQNNITSGLSIEEFAFLCNQSPSTFKRHFQKYYGTTPKKWLLAERLKIAKSLLENGKKPSEIFFKVGYKTLSNFIKAYKTYYGITPKQQANI, via the coding sequence ATGAAAGCAGTTACTATTCCTAAAGATATTATTCCCATCAAAAATGGCTTACCTGAAATCAATTTGGTAGATTATCGTAATTACAACGACGATATAAAAAACAGAGTCTTTTTTAAACAAAATGTGATAAGCTTTCTGATTGAAGGGCATAAAGAAATTTTTCATGAGAAAGAGCCCGTTTCCATATCAGAAGACAAGTTTGTTATTGTCAATGCTTCAAACTGCCTAATGACTGAAAAAAGGTCAAACCTGACCAAGAGTTATAACAGTATTTTATTAACCTATAGTAATGAATCATTAGTGGCATTTAAAACAAAATACAAAAACTTAATCTCAAATACACACGAAACCACTGGAATATTGGTACTTAAACACGACTTATATACACTGAATTTCAGGGCTTCACTAAAAACATTATTATCAAAAAATAAAACTACCCCACAAGAATTACTACAGTTAAAATTTGAAGAGATTTTGATTTACCTGTTAAAGACCTATCCTAATGAGTTAAATTCTGTACTATCCATAACCTATTCCAATTACGAATTAAATTTCAAGAACATTATTCAAAACAATATTACATCAGGGCTTAGTATCGAAGAGTTTGCATTCCTTTGCAACCAAAGCCCTTCAACATTTAAAAGGCATTTCCAAAAATACTACGGAACCACACCAAAAAAATGGCTATTAGCAGAACGTTTGAAAATTGCCAAATCATTGTTAGAGAATGGAAAAAAGCCATCTGAAATATTCTTTAAAGTAGGATATAAAACACTCTCTAATTTTATTAAAGCATACAAGACCTATTATGGGATTACACCAAAACAACAAGCAAACATATGA